One window of Botrimarina mediterranea genomic DNA carries:
- a CDS encoding Lhr family helicase produces the protein MVNTQSPADPFAAFHEPTRTWFAEAFPAPTRAQQLAWPAIASGESTLLLAPTGSGKTLAAFLAALDRLMFTPRASSNSSAGGASDADNALHSVRRRSAKSASGDASHNKTKPKRGVRVLYISPLKALGVDIDRNLRAPIAGMRAVAGRLGADYHEPTVAIRTGDTDQRERARILRDPPDVLITTPESLYLMLTGKAREILTSVETVIIDEIHVMVPTKRGVHLFLTLERLERLRRLESPRHKSGEEAHQPLQRIGLSATQRPLDEIARLLGGAEATTNPDEPVRPRPVRIVDATEPKRFELRVEMPVEEMAKQLAPKYEQLGGSVGGADDAWPSMAANLNGASPNGEPPRDPPRFDGAAMAPSAPSIWPAIHPRLLELIRAHRSTMIFVNSRRLAERLASAINELANEELQAKHAEAVENGATPEHFSPVEICLAHHGSISKEARADIEDRLKRGALPAIVATSSLELGIDMGAVDLVIQIEAPPTIASGIQRIGRSGRGVNLLSSGVIFPKYRGDLLACAGATGRMLKGHVEETFYPRNPLDLLAQQLVAMVDEDGTGVDELYCTVRGAAPYADLPRTSFEGVLDLLSGRYPSDEFAELRPRLTWDRLGGTVSPRKGAQRLAILNGGTIPDRGLYGVFLVGDGPGGTGGSRVGELDEEMVFETHPGDIFLLGASSWRVLEITKDRVLVAPAPGEPGKMPFWRGEGPGRPLEFGKAIGELARELTQTLRKDGDDAATDRLVAKHALDNEAATHLVRYLQDQADATGEPPTDRSIIIEAFLDEIGDWRICILSPFGARVHAPWAIAVAARLREEELGEVDYSWTDDGMIFRLPESPQPPPTELFLPRADEVEDRVTSQLGSTAMFAARFRENAARALLLPKQQPGKRQPLWMQRRKSADLLAVASRYPSFPILLETYRECLRDVFDLPGLVSLLRDVERRVVRVETVESQQPSPFASSLLFNYVGNFIYEGDAPLAERRAAALALDHAQLRELLGGAELRELLDGDTIDQLGLELQKLADPYCRHIDAVHDLLLSLGDLTADELWARCDHEAVTRSDLETWLAELNDTRRIIAVRIAGEARYAASEDAARLRDALGVNPPAGLPGAFLERVADPVGDLVSRYARTHAPFSAADVARRLGLGEAVVRAALERLRDVGRVVEGEFVPGRRGREWCDATVLRTIKRRSLAKLRKEVEAVPPEALARFLPVWQGVTQPRKGLDGVLDAIEQLQGAPLPASDLEREVLPSRVKEYRAGLLDELFLAGEIVWQGVDSLGQSDGRIALYLTDQYALLGRLPIPADDTEDALERKVRELLAERGALFFDEIARATKEFPNDVLAALWRLVWRGEVTNDTLAPLRALVAQSASASKEVVGANSKRGRTGFRSRRRQRIPGADGRWSLLARFHGGVTSTERLAALAAQLVERHGVLTRDQIAREQIEGGFSAVYPVLKAMEEAGKVRRGYFVDGQGGAQFAAPGADELLRSRPREDEPPTFVLAATDPANPYGVALPWPPPPGGDEAGKPQRAAGCRVVLCDGQALGYLNKTGQSLTTFLAEAEPDRGYQALQLAKALAARAREQRSILLTKIDGGSAIASPLAPVLAKAGFVATTRGMLCRSEFMAGTKRVPYGAKPKSS, from the coding sequence ATGGTGAACACCCAATCACCCGCCGACCCCTTCGCCGCGTTCCACGAGCCGACCCGCACGTGGTTCGCCGAGGCCTTCCCCGCGCCGACCCGCGCCCAGCAACTCGCTTGGCCGGCGATCGCGTCGGGCGAGAGCACGCTGCTGCTCGCGCCGACGGGCTCGGGCAAAACGCTCGCGGCGTTCTTGGCGGCGCTCGATCGGTTGATGTTCACTCCACGGGCGAGCAGCAATTCATCTGCAGGAGGCGCCTCCGACGCCGATAACGCGCTCCATTCCGTCCGACGACGCAGCGCGAAATCCGCGTCTGGAGACGCCTCCCACAACAAGACGAAGCCGAAGCGCGGCGTCCGCGTCCTCTACATCTCGCCCCTCAAAGCGCTCGGCGTCGATATCGACCGCAACCTCCGCGCCCCGATCGCCGGCATGCGCGCCGTTGCGGGTCGCTTGGGCGCCGACTACCACGAGCCCACCGTCGCCATCCGCACCGGCGACACCGACCAACGCGAACGGGCCCGCATCCTCCGCGATCCCCCCGACGTATTGATTACGACGCCCGAGTCGCTCTACCTGATGCTCACGGGCAAGGCGCGCGAGATCCTCACCAGCGTGGAGACCGTCATCATCGACGAGATCCACGTGATGGTCCCCACCAAGCGCGGCGTCCACCTCTTCCTAACGCTTGAGCGATTAGAACGCTTACGCCGCCTTGAGAGCCCCCGACACAAGTCGGGGGAGGAAGCGCACCAACCGCTCCAACGCATCGGCCTCTCCGCCACGCAACGCCCGCTCGACGAGATCGCCCGCCTCCTCGGCGGCGCCGAAGCGACGACCAACCCCGACGAGCCCGTCCGCCCGCGGCCGGTGCGGATCGTCGACGCCACCGAGCCGAAGCGTTTCGAGCTGCGCGTCGAGATGCCCGTCGAAGAGATGGCGAAGCAACTCGCGCCGAAGTACGAGCAACTGGGTGGCAGCGTCGGCGGCGCCGACGACGCTTGGCCGAGTATGGCCGCCAACCTGAACGGCGCTAGTCCGAATGGCGAACCGCCCCGCGACCCGCCACGATTCGACGGCGCGGCGATGGCGCCTTCGGCGCCGAGCATCTGGCCCGCGATCCACCCGCGGCTCTTGGAGCTGATCCGCGCGCACCGCTCGACGATGATCTTCGTCAACAGCCGGCGACTCGCCGAACGCCTGGCGTCGGCGATCAACGAGTTGGCGAACGAAGAACTCCAAGCGAAGCACGCCGAAGCCGTCGAGAACGGCGCGACGCCCGAACATTTCTCGCCCGTAGAAATCTGCCTCGCTCACCACGGCAGCATCTCCAAAGAAGCCCGGGCCGACATCGAGGACCGTCTCAAACGCGGCGCGCTACCGGCGATTGTTGCGACGAGTTCCTTGGAACTCGGCATCGACATGGGCGCGGTGGATCTCGTGATCCAGATCGAAGCCCCGCCGACCATCGCTTCGGGCATCCAGCGCATCGGCCGCAGCGGCCGCGGCGTGAACCTCCTATCGAGCGGCGTCATCTTCCCTAAGTACCGCGGCGACCTTCTAGCCTGCGCCGGCGCAACGGGACGGATGCTCAAAGGACATGTCGAAGAGACCTTTTACCCACGCAACCCGCTCGACTTGCTGGCCCAACAACTCGTCGCGATGGTCGATGAGGACGGCACGGGAGTCGACGAACTCTACTGCACGGTCCGCGGCGCCGCGCCGTACGCCGATCTACCACGCACGTCATTCGAAGGCGTGCTCGACTTGCTCTCGGGCCGTTACCCCTCCGACGAGTTCGCCGAGCTGCGCCCGCGGCTCACTTGGGACCGTCTCGGTGGAACGGTGTCGCCGCGCAAGGGCGCGCAGCGGCTCGCGATCCTCAACGGCGGCACGATTCCTGATCGCGGTTTGTATGGTGTGTTCCTCGTCGGCGACGGCCCGGGCGGCACGGGCGGCAGCCGCGTCGGCGAACTCGACGAGGAGATGGTTTTTGAGACCCACCCCGGCGACATCTTCTTGCTCGGCGCGAGCAGTTGGCGCGTCCTCGAAATCACCAAGGACCGCGTCCTCGTGGCGCCGGCGCCGGGCGAGCCGGGCAAGATGCCCTTCTGGCGCGGCGAGGGCCCAGGACGGCCGCTCGAGTTCGGCAAGGCGATCGGCGAGCTCGCCCGTGAACTGACGCAGACGCTCCGCAAGGACGGTGACGACGCGGCGACCGACCGCCTCGTCGCTAAGCACGCGCTCGATAACGAAGCGGCGACGCATCTCGTCCGCTACTTGCAAGACCAGGCCGACGCCACCGGCGAGCCGCCGACCGACCGCTCGATCATCATCGAGGCGTTTCTCGACGAGATCGGCGACTGGCGCATCTGCATCCTCTCCCCCTTCGGCGCGCGGGTCCACGCGCCGTGGGCCATCGCCGTCGCCGCGCGGCTACGCGAAGAAGAACTCGGCGAGGTCGATTACAGCTGGACCGACGACGGCATGATCTTTCGTTTGCCCGAATCGCCCCAGCCGCCGCCGACTGAGCTCTTCCTGCCGCGCGCCGATGAGGTCGAGGACCGCGTCACGTCGCAGCTCGGCTCGACGGCGATGTTCGCCGCGAGATTCCGAGAGAACGCCGCCCGCGCGCTGCTGCTGCCCAAGCAACAGCCCGGCAAACGGCAGCCGCTCTGGATGCAGCGCCGCAAGTCGGCCGACCTGCTCGCCGTAGCGTCGCGTTACCCCAGCTTCCCGATCCTGCTCGAGACGTACCGCGAATGCCTGCGTGACGTGTTTGACCTGCCGGGGCTCGTATCGCTGCTGCGCGACGTTGAGAGGCGGGTCGTGCGGGTCGAGACCGTCGAGTCGCAACAGCCGTCGCCCTTCGCGTCGTCGCTGCTCTTCAACTACGTCGGCAATTTTATTTACGAAGGCGACGCGCCACTCGCCGAACGCCGCGCGGCCGCGCTCGCGCTCGACCACGCCCAGTTGCGTGAGCTCTTGGGCGGCGCCGAGCTGCGTGAGCTGCTCGACGGCGACACCATCGATCAGCTCGGGCTCGAACTCCAAAAGCTCGCCGACCCCTACTGCCGCCACATCGACGCGGTGCACGACCTACTACTCTCGCTCGGCGACCTGACGGCCGACGAGCTCTGGGCGCGCTGCGACCACGAAGCGGTGACGCGTAGCGACCTCGAGACGTGGCTCGCCGAGCTAAACGACACCCGCCGCATTATCGCGGTGCGGATCGCCGGCGAAGCGCGCTACGCCGCCAGCGAAGACGCAGCCCGTCTCCGCGACGCCCTTGGCGTCAACCCGCCCGCTGGTCTGCCCGGGGCGTTTCTGGAACGTGTCGCCGATCCCGTCGGCGATCTCGTGTCGCGCTACGCAAGAACGCACGCGCCGTTCTCCGCCGCCGACGTGGCCCGGCGACTCGGCCTCGGCGAGGCTGTAGTCCGGGCGGCGCTCGAACGCTTGCGTGACGTCGGCCGCGTCGTCGAAGGCGAGTTTGTCCCCGGCCGTCGCGGCCGTGAGTGGTGCGACGCCACGGTGCTCCGCACCATCAAACGCCGATCGCTCGCCAAGCTCCGCAAGGAGGTCGAAGCCGTCCCGCCCGAGGCGCTCGCGCGGTTCCTCCCCGTGTGGCAAGGCGTCACGCAGCCGCGCAAGGGGCTCGACGGCGTCCTCGACGCGATCGAACAACTCCAAGGCGCGCCGCTCCCAGCGAGTGACCTCGAGCGCGAGGTTCTGCCGAGCCGCGTCAAGGAGTACCGCGCGGGGTTGCTCGACGAGCTCTTCCTCGCCGGCGAGATCGTCTGGCAAGGCGTCGATAGCCTCGGGCAGAGCGACGGCCGCATCGCGCTCTACCTGACGGATCAGTACGCTCTGCTTGGCAGACTTCCAATTCCCGCCGACGACACCGAAGACGCCCTCGAACGCAAGGTGCGCGAATTGCTCGCCGAGCGTGGGGCGCTCTTCTTCGACGAGATCGCCCGCGCGACCAAAGAGTTCCCCAATGACGTGCTCGCGGCGTTGTGGCGCCTCGTGTGGCGCGGCGAAGTGACCAACGACACGCTAGCGCCGCTTCGGGCGCTGGTTGCTCAATCGGCGAGCGCGTCCAAGGAAGTCGTCGGCGCCAACTCCAAGCGTGGGCGCACCGGCTTCCGTTCGCGTCGGCGGCAACGCATCCCCGGCGCCGACGGGCGCTGGTCACTGCTCGCCCGCTTCCACGGCGGCGTCACTTCGACCGAGCGTCTCGCCGCCCTCGCCGCACAGCTCGTCGAACGCCACGGCGTGCTGACGCGCGACCAGATCGCCCGCGAGCAAATCGAAGGGGGCTTCTCCGCCGTTTACCCCGTGCTCAAGGCGATGGAGGAAGCGGGCAAGGTGCGCCGCGGTTACTTCGTCGATGGGCAAGGGGGCGCCCAGTTCGCCGCGCCGGGCGCCGATGAACTCTTGCGTTCGCGCCCGCGCGAAGACGAGCCGCCGACCTTCGTGCTAGCCGCGACCGACCCGGCCAACCCGTACGGCGTCGCCCTCCCGTGGCCCCCGCCGCCCGGCGGCGACGAAGCCGGCAAACCCCAGCGCGCCGCCGGTTGCCGGGTCGTGCTCTGCGACGGGCAGGCGCTCGGTTACCTCAACAAGACGGGCCAGTCACTCACGACGTTCCTCGCCGAAGCCGAGCCCGACCGCGGGTACCAAGCGCTGCAACTCGCCAAAGCCCTCGCCGCCCGCGCGCGAGAGCAGCGTTCCATCCTGCTCACCAAAATCGATGGCGGTTCGGCGATCGCCTCGCCGCTCGCGCCGGTGCTAGCAAAGGCCGGCTTCGTCGCCACCACCCGCGGCATGCTCTGCCGCAGCGAGTTCATGGCGGGAACGAAGCGCGTCCCCTACGGCGCGAAGCCCAAATCGTCTTGA
- a CDS encoding P-loop NTPase family protein produces the protein MTSTDRAFIAALQKANATAPALGGPHFAAPATPPAAKSIAAKPIATKQAAPLSQHLARRRTPALAPAAPTSAPAANGPFAAALEVETLSWPAVAQQLAHAGREGLVELLSTLAHRKPEAAPQVAIVGAKPSVGATTLLLALARVVGSVGGSTAILDLTADGAASQLGVRRGAQPRAASIDDLAIHSREDQLSVIALGSSATTTSVADACARLAASHELVLIDAGGPHSAASLRDSGVQTLLADTTPFDERAIAAAQAELAALDIAGVVETFAPFA, from the coding sequence ATGACCAGCACCGACCGCGCGTTCATCGCCGCTCTGCAGAAAGCCAACGCCACGGCGCCGGCGCTCGGCGGGCCGCATTTCGCCGCGCCGGCGACGCCCCCCGCCGCTAAATCGATCGCCGCCAAGCCGATCGCCACGAAGCAGGCCGCGCCGCTGTCGCAGCACCTGGCGCGACGCCGCACGCCCGCGCTCGCGCCGGCGGCGCCGACCTCCGCGCCTGCGGCAAACGGTCCGTTTGCCGCCGCGCTCGAAGTTGAGACGCTGAGCTGGCCCGCGGTCGCGCAGCAGCTCGCCCACGCCGGGCGTGAAGGACTCGTCGAGTTGCTCTCGACCCTCGCACACCGTAAGCCCGAGGCGGCGCCCCAGGTCGCGATCGTAGGCGCCAAGCCCAGCGTCGGCGCCACGACGCTGCTCCTCGCCCTGGCCCGCGTCGTCGGCAGCGTCGGTGGCTCGACCGCGATCCTTGATCTCACCGCCGATGGCGCTGCGTCGCAACTCGGCGTCCGTCGGGGCGCCCAGCCGCGGGCGGCTTCGATCGATGACCTCGCCATCCATAGCCGCGAGGACCAGCTGTCGGTCATCGCCCTCGGCTCAAGTGCGACCACGACCTCCGTCGCTGACGCTTGCGCGCGGCTAGCGGCGTCGCACGAGCTGGTGCTCATCGACGCGGGCGGCCCTCACAGCGCCGCGTCGCTGCGGGACTCCGGCGTGCAGACGCTGCTCGCCGACACGACGCCGTTCGACGAGCGAGCGATCGCCGCCGCGCAAGCCGAGCTCGCCGCTCTGGATATCGCCGGGGTCGTCGAGACCTTTGCTCCCTTCGCCTGA
- a CDS encoding ExeA family protein, giving the protein MYLDYWQLAAMPFDPGSADGAFYFPGEAHEGALSKLLYAVRQGRAAAALAGPSGVGKTLLVNRLAAALEADGVRLAHVVFPEMSSRDLLAYLAERLGAPAVSTSPTGTIEESVRRLEALAKANAGSGERQLVVIDEAHLLEDCGALETLRLITNFRSGSSAAFTLLLVGQMGLLSAVSRKPTLDERLDVKTLLRAFTADETAAYVRHRLTAAGATRDLFSAEALRQLHVLTGGYARRIDRLCDLALVVGFAEQKPQVGPVELNAVHRELVAVGT; this is encoded by the coding sequence ATGTACCTGGATTACTGGCAACTCGCCGCGATGCCGTTCGACCCGGGGAGCGCCGACGGGGCGTTCTACTTCCCGGGCGAGGCGCACGAAGGCGCGCTGTCGAAGCTGCTCTACGCGGTGCGGCAGGGCCGAGCCGCCGCGGCGCTCGCGGGCCCCAGCGGCGTCGGTAAGACGCTGTTGGTGAACCGCCTGGCGGCTGCGCTCGAAGCGGACGGTGTGCGGCTCGCGCACGTTGTCTTCCCCGAGATGTCGAGCCGCGACCTGTTGGCTTACCTCGCCGAACGCCTCGGCGCGCCGGCCGTCTCGACCTCGCCGACCGGGACGATCGAAGAATCGGTCCGCCGCCTCGAAGCGCTCGCCAAGGCGAACGCCGGCTCGGGCGAGCGGCAGCTGGTCGTCATCGACGAGGCCCACCTGCTCGAAGACTGCGGCGCGCTCGAAACCCTGCGGCTGATCACGAACTTCCGCAGCGGCTCCTCAGCGGCGTTCACGCTGCTCTTGGTGGGCCAGATGGGCCTGCTGTCGGCTGTCTCACGGAAGCCGACGCTCGATGAACGGCTCGACGTAAAAACACTGCTCCGCGCTTTCACCGCCGACGAGACCGCCGCGTACGTCCGCCATCGCCTGACGGCCGCCGGCGCGACGCGCGACCTGTTTAGCGCCGAGGCACTGCGTCAGCTGCACGTGCTGACCGGAGGCTACGCCCGCCGCATCGACCGGCTGTGTGACTTGGCGTTGGTGGTCGGCTTCGCCGAGCAGAAGCCCCAAGTGGGGCCCGTCGAACTCAACGCCGTGCACCGCGAATTAGTGGCGGTGGGGACGTAG
- a CDS encoding exonuclease/endonuclease/phosphatase family protein, translated as MSQVIRVAVLCALLAPVVASAQLRVVTYNTLDKPFDSTDLALARTVFEAIATTPRNGIAKRPDVIGLQEQRTIAAGVSTASQLADALNDLFGVSSYQVAISGSGNDLIAAVYDSASVSLEANVNVFTTGPRPTRRLEFQPVGYTSSDATFYNYVSHLKAGSAAADRNLRAEEAERLRNNADALGAGVNIVYSGDFNIYSNNESTYLNLTASGNGEAFDPLALLSWPSAANAQHLTQSTRTTSIGDGGATGGNDDRFDLQLVTSSLLDGEGLSYIGPTSTGMSGLEHSYQAFGNDGVSYNQRINNTFVGRSQPAAVLNALHDFSDHLPVIADYQLPAVLGYALDEIPLTLEQGEEFALGLTVTNDADVVAAVGADELDFSISTSGSITGAFAGVAAALSAGLSYDLSLDTSTLGLRSGMLTISSLSQAAENSLVQVPISFEVIAAALAGDYNNDGRVDAADYTVWRDGNSPDDTQAGYDVWAANYGASIPQSTSVPEPTSVLMMLALLVGSAGRTARVA; from the coding sequence ATGTCTCAAGTGATTCGAGTGGCCGTTCTCTGCGCGCTGTTGGCGCCTGTCGTGGCGTCGGCGCAGCTCCGCGTTGTCACCTACAACACGCTTGACAAGCCGTTCGACTCGACGGACTTGGCTCTCGCCCGGACCGTCTTCGAGGCGATTGCGACTACCCCCCGCAACGGCATAGCCAAGCGGCCCGATGTCATCGGGCTGCAAGAGCAGCGGACGATTGCCGCCGGCGTCTCGACCGCCAGCCAATTGGCCGACGCGTTGAACGATCTCTTCGGAGTGAGTTCGTACCAGGTAGCCATCTCGGGATCGGGCAACGACTTGATTGCCGCCGTGTACGACTCGGCGTCGGTGTCGCTAGAGGCGAACGTCAATGTCTTCACGACCGGCCCGCGTCCAACGCGTCGACTGGAGTTCCAGCCCGTTGGTTACACGTCCAGTGACGCCACGTTCTACAACTACGTCAGCCACCTCAAGGCCGGAAGCGCTGCGGCTGATCGCAACCTACGTGCGGAAGAGGCTGAGCGTCTTCGCAACAACGCGGACGCCCTCGGCGCCGGCGTCAACATCGTTTACTCAGGCGACTTCAATATCTACAGCAACAACGAGTCGACCTACCTCAACCTGACGGCGTCCGGAAATGGCGAAGCCTTCGACCCGCTCGCGTTGTTGTCGTGGCCGAGTGCGGCGAACGCGCAGCACCTGACGCAATCGACCCGCACGACATCGATCGGCGACGGCGGCGCCACCGGCGGCAACGACGACCGTTTTGACTTGCAACTCGTCACGTCGAGCCTGCTCGACGGCGAGGGCCTCAGCTATATCGGCCCGACCTCAACCGGGATGTCGGGGCTCGAGCACTCGTACCAAGCGTTCGGCAACGACGGCGTGTCCTACAACCAGCGGATCAACAACACGTTTGTCGGCCGCTCGCAGCCGGCGGCGGTGCTCAACGCGCTGCACGACTTCAGCGACCACCTGCCGGTGATCGCCGATTACCAGCTCCCTGCCGTGCTCGGCTACGCGCTCGACGAGATTCCTCTCACGCTTGAGCAAGGCGAAGAGTTTGCCCTCGGGCTGACGGTCACGAACGACGCCGACGTCGTCGCAGCGGTCGGCGCCGACGAGCTCGACTTCTCGATCTCGACCTCGGGCTCGATCACCGGCGCGTTCGCGGGGGTCGCCGCGGCGTTGTCGGCCGGGCTCAGCTACGACCTTTCGCTTGACACCTCCACGCTCGGGCTGCGCTCCGGCATGCTGACGATCTCGTCGTTGAGCCAAGCCGCGGAGAACAGTCTGGTGCAGGTCCCGATCTCGTTTGAAGTGATCGCCGCCGCTTTGGCCGGCGACTACAACAACGACGGCCGCGTCGACGCCGCGGACTACACGGTCTGGCGTGACGGCAACTCGCCCGACGACACGCAGGCCGGCTACGACGTCTGGGCGGCGAACTACGGCGCATCGATTCCCCAGAGCACGAGCGTGCCGGAACCGACCAGCGTCCTAATGATGCTCGCGCTCTTGGTAGGGTCCGCTGGGCGGACCGCACGAGTTGCGTAG
- a CDS encoding PEP-CTERM sorting domain-containing protein → MTFTLAKSAALAAVLALPLAAGAQTPFAGEDFDGGATNGGFSSTGLTFTPNNDGTGRPRGTFGTGSGSIFDRWGEVSTADADNLPFGVVDESLDGFPGDTAGFVSEFKTDDFVLGVDTVNSNNPDGSGAVSASMSFDISGRSNLVMSIDMGMLGDFEEADLYEFNYSIDGGPSQLAFRVQGKTGPFYSWTMDDGTFVDRFTNTFFTPAEWQDLIDFGPTPGVIDYHPDDDGTNGDTTPQDGIISVNFASGPEDVRAYLDGSFDTAEFNPPKDPLVVTTGDGSLVEEQLIADFATYTTALVGSGSTLTLTINGVSDGGDEYFAFDNILLSEAAGLTGDYNSDGKVDAADYTVWRDGNSPDSSQTGYDAWADNYGATSTPPAVSVPEPTSLAVLLSAAAGLFAARRR, encoded by the coding sequence ATGACGTTCACTCTTGCGAAGTCGGCCGCACTGGCTGCTGTGTTGGCGTTGCCGCTTGCGGCGGGCGCCCAGACCCCCTTTGCCGGCGAGGACTTCGACGGCGGCGCGACCAACGGCGGATTCAGCTCGACCGGGCTGACCTTCACCCCGAATAACGACGGCACGGGCCGCCCACGTGGCACCTTTGGAACTGGTTCGGGGTCGATCTTCGACCGCTGGGGTGAGGTGAGCACCGCCGACGCGGACAACCTTCCCTTCGGTGTTGTCGACGAGTCTCTAGATGGGTTCCCGGGCGACACGGCGGGCTTTGTTTCCGAATTCAAGACGGATGACTTCGTTTTGGGCGTCGATACAGTCAACAGCAACAACCCCGATGGGTCGGGCGCAGTTTCGGCGTCCATGTCATTCGATATATCAGGCCGCTCGAACCTAGTCATGTCGATCGACATGGGCATGCTCGGCGACTTCGAAGAGGCCGACTTGTACGAGTTCAACTACTCGATCGATGGCGGCCCTTCACAGCTTGCCTTTCGTGTCCAAGGCAAGACGGGTCCGTTCTACTCATGGACAATGGACGACGGCACGTTTGTTGATCGATTCACGAACACGTTCTTCACTCCCGCCGAGTGGCAAGACCTGATTGACTTCGGACCGACCCCGGGCGTGATTGATTATCACCCGGACGACGACGGCACCAACGGCGACACCACCCCTCAAGATGGCATCATCTCGGTGAACTTCGCCAGTGGTCCCGAGGATGTCCGCGCCTACCTTGACGGCTCCTTCGACACGGCCGAGTTCAACCCGCCGAAGGACCCACTCGTGGTCACTACGGGTGACGGCTCGCTCGTTGAGGAGCAATTGATCGCGGACTTCGCTACCTATACGACCGCGTTGGTTGGATCGGGCTCGACGCTCACTTTGACGATCAATGGCGTCTCGGACGGCGGCGACGAGTATTTCGCTTTCGACAACATCCTCCTCAGCGAGGCTGCGGGTCTGACCGGCGACTACAACAGCGACGGCAAGGTTGACGCCGCTGACTACACCGTCTGGCGTGACGGCAATTCCCCCGACAGCAGCCAAACGGGCTACGACGCATGGGCCGATAACTACGGCGCCACGTCGACGCCGCCGGCTGTCTCGGTTCCCGAACCGACGTCGCTGGCGGTCCTCCTGTCGGCTGCGGCTGGCCTCTTCGCCGCCCGCCGCCGTTAA
- the larB gene encoding nickel pincer cofactor biosynthesis protein LarB, whose amino-acid sequence MADSPPSLPLADGAVTLDADRRRRCGYPEVVYGEGKPPEAIAAVFAALLSRGEPALATRVDPAAAALLLERFPSARHNAIARTVNATAQGVAPAEPIGRVAVITAGTTDLPVAEEAAETLLWMGLAVTRVNDVGVAGPHRLRERLAEFESADAIVVAAGMEGALPSVVAGYVSSPVIAVPTSVGYGANLGGVAALLSMLNSCASNVAVVNIDAGFKAGYMAGLIASQKHVALRQQEAPK is encoded by the coding sequence ATGGCCGACTCCCCCCCTAGCCTGCCCCTCGCCGATGGCGCCGTCACCCTCGACGCCGACCGCCGGCGTCGATGTGGTTATCCCGAAGTGGTTTACGGCGAAGGCAAGCCGCCTGAGGCGATCGCCGCTGTCTTTGCCGCCCTGCTCAGCCGGGGCGAGCCGGCCCTGGCGACCCGGGTCGATCCCGCCGCCGCGGCGCTGCTGCTAGAGCGGTTCCCCTCCGCCCGGCACAACGCGATCGCCCGGACCGTCAACGCCACCGCCCAAGGTGTAGCCCCGGCTGAACCTATCGGCCGAGTCGCTGTCATCACCGCCGGGACGACCGACCTCCCGGTCGCCGAAGAGGCGGCCGAGACGCTCCTCTGGATGGGTCTGGCCGTCACCCGCGTCAACGACGTGGGCGTCGCCGGCCCGCACCGTTTGCGCGAACGGCTCGCCGAGTTCGAGTCCGCCGACGCGATCGTCGTCGCCGCCGGCATGGAGGGCGCCCTGCCGAGCGTCGTCGCGGGCTATGTCTCATCCCCGGTGATCGCCGTCCCGACGAGCGTCGGGTACGGCGCCAACCTCGGCGGCGTCGCGGCGCTCTTGTCGATGCTCAACAGCTGCGCGTCGAACGTCGCGGTGGTGAACATCGACGCGGGCTTCAAGGCGGGTTACATGGCGGGCCTGATTGCCTCTCAGAAACACGTCGCCTTACGCCAACAAGAGGCGCCCAAGTGA
- a CDS encoding NAD(P)H-hydrate dehydratase yields the protein MIDVTHDPLPALRDRLATSHKGDYGRALVVGGSLGMAGAPALAGMACLRSGAGLVSVATPRCVQATVASFCAAYMTQPLADDGERLVDKAGQAVAKLLEDADAAAIGPGLGRSDAINSLVGAMWTLPTPMVVDADALNSLALMGSSRAAPAGPRVLTPHAGEFARLSGSPLSDPNHPEERRDRTAELVQSLGGDQTVVLLKGAHTIITDGDRYAVNATGNPGMATGGTGDVLTGVITALLAQGLDAFAAARLAAHVHGLAGDLAAAKLGVIALTATDLLDYLPEAWNQTTKLTQLSADI from the coding sequence GTGATCGACGTCACGCACGACCCACTCCCCGCGCTCCGAGATCGCCTCGCGACCTCGCACAAAGGCGACTACGGCCGCGCGCTGGTGGTGGGCGGTTCGCTCGGCATGGCCGGCGCGCCGGCGCTCGCGGGCATGGCTTGCCTCCGCTCGGGCGCGGGCCTCGTGAGCGTCGCGACGCCGCGCTGCGTGCAGGCGACGGTCGCCTCGTTCTGCGCGGCGTACATGACGCAGCCGTTGGCGGACGATGGCGAACGCCTCGTCGATAAAGCCGGGCAAGCCGTCGCGAAACTCCTCGAAGACGCCGACGCCGCCGCCATTGGCCCCGGCCTCGGCCGCAGTGATGCGATTAACTCGTTGGTGGGAGCGATGTGGACGCTTCCCACGCCGATGGTCGTCGATGCCGATGCCCTCAACTCGCTGGCGCTGATGGGCTCGAGCCGCGCCGCTCCCGCTGGCCCGCGCGTCCTGACGCCGCACGCCGGCGAGTTCGCGCGGCTCAGCGGCTCGCCGCTTAGCGACCCCAACCACCCCGAAGAACGCCGCGACCGCACCGCCGAACTCGTCCAATCGCTCGGCGGCGATCAAACCGTTGTCCTTCTCAAGGGCGCTCATACCATCATCACGGATGGCGATCGCTACGCGGTCAACGCCACGGGCAACCCCGGCATGGCGACCGGCGGGACCGGCGACGTCCTCACCGGCGTCATCACGGCGCTGCTCGCCCAAGGCCTCGACGCCTTCGCCGCGGCCCGGCTCGCCGCCCACGTCCACGGGTTGGCGGGCGACCTCGCAGCGGCGAAGCTAGGCGTCATCGCCCTCACCGCCACCGACCTCCTCGATTACCTGCCCGAAGCCTGGAATCAAACGACGAAGCTAACCCAACTCAGCGCCGATATCTGA